CGGAAGATGTTGTCGATGAAGAGCAGCACCTCCTGCTTCTGCACGTCCCGGAAGTACTCCGCCATGGTCAGCGCGGAGAGGGCGACCCGCAGACGCGTGCCCGGCGGCTCGTCCATCTGGCCGTAGACCAGGGCGGTCTTGTCGATGACGCCGGACTCGGTCATCTCGTGGATGAGGTCGTTGCCCTCACGGGTCCGCTCCCCCACCCCGGCGAAGACCGAGGTACCACCGAAGTTGTTCGCCACCCGGATGATCATTTCCTGGATGAGAACGGTCTTGCCAACACCCGCGCCACCGAAGAGGCCGATCTTGCCACCCTTGACGTACGGGGCGAGCAGGTCGAGCACCTTGATGCCGGTCTCCAGCATCTCGGTCTTCGGCTCAAGGTCGGCGAAGGCCGGGGCCTTCCGGTGGATGCCCCACCGGTCGGACACCTGGAGCTTCTCGCCTTCCTTGAGGTTCAGGCACTCGCCGATCGCGTTGAACACGTGACCCTTGGTGCCGTCACCCACCGGAACCATGATCGGGTTGCCGGTGTCGCGCACCTCGGCGCCGCGGACCATACCGTCGGTCGGCTGCATCGAGATGGCGCGGATCATGTTGTCGCCCAGGTGCTGGGCGACCTCGAGGGTCAGCGTCTTGTCTCCACCGGAGAGCGAGACGGTGACGTTGAGGGCGTTGAAGATTTCCGGCATCGCGTCGCGCGGGAACTCGGCGTCGACGACCGGGCCGATGACCCGTACCACCCGACCGGTGGCGGTCTTCGTCTCTACTGGTGCAGTCATCACACTTCACTTCCCGACGCGGCCAGCGCGTTGGCGCCGCCGACGATCTCACTGATCTCCTGGGTGATCCCGGCCTGGCGGGCCGAGTTCATCTCGCGGGTGTATCTGCCGATCATGTCCTCGGCGTTGTCGGTCGCGCTCTTCATCGCGCGCCGACGGGCCGCAGACTCGCTTGCCGCCGATTCGATCAACGCCGCGTAGATGCGGGTGTTGATGTACTTCGGCAGCAGCGCGTCGAGCAGCGCCTCCGCCTCCGGCTCGAACTCGTACGCCGGCAGCAGGCCCTCGGACCGGGGCCGGTCCTCGACCTCCATCGGACCGATGATCCGGGTGACCGGGTTCTGCGTCATCAGCGACTTGAACTCGGTGTAGACGATGTGCAACTCGTCCACGCCGAGCACGCCGTCGATGCCGGCCTCGCCGCCCTCGTCGTCCGCGCCGTGGGTGAACGCCTTGATCAGCGTCTCACCCACCTCACGGGCATCGGCGAACGTGGGCTGCTCCGAGAAGCCGGTCCAGCTCGCCGCGATCGGGCGGTTGCGGAACTTGTAGAACCCGACACCCTTACGGCCGATGACGTAGAGCACCGGCTCCTTGCCGTCACTGCGCAGCC
The Micromonospora pisi DNA segment above includes these coding regions:
- the atpD gene encoding F0F1 ATP synthase subunit beta, yielding MTAPVETKTATGRVVRVIGPVVDAEFPRDAMPEIFNALNVTVSLSGGDKTLTLEVAQHLGDNMIRAISMQPTDGMVRGAEVRDTGNPIMVPVGDGTKGHVFNAIGECLNLKEGEKLQVSDRWGIHRKAPAFADLEPKTEMLETGIKVLDLLAPYVKGGKIGLFGGAGVGKTVLIQEMIIRVANNFGGTSVFAGVGERTREGNDLIHEMTESGVIDKTALVYGQMDEPPGTRLRVALSALTMAEYFRDVQKQEVLLFIDNIFRFTQAGSEVSTLLGRMPSAVGYQPTLADEMGELQERITSVRGQAITSMQAIYVPADDYTDPAPATTFAHLDATTNLERSISDKGIYPAVDPLASSSRILAPEYVGLEHYTVASEVKRILQRYKDLQDIIAILGIEELSEEDKITVGRARRIERFLSQNTYAAEVFTGIKGSYVPVKDTVEAFKKISEGEFDHFPEQAFFMCGGLDDLERNARELMKD
- a CDS encoding F0F1 ATP synthase subunit gamma — encoded protein: MAAQVRVLRQRIRSAKSMKKITKAMELVATSRIAKAQARVAASLPYAQAITGVLTALASNAAIDHPLLTARPRVRRAGVVVVTSDRGLAGGYSSNAIKTAESLLARLRSDGKEPVLYVIGRKGVGFYKFRNRPIAASWTGFSEQPTFADAREVGETLIKAFTHGADDEGGEAGIDGVLGVDELHIVYTEFKSLMTQNPVTRIIGPMEVEDRPRSEGLLPAYEFEPEAEALLDALLPKYINTRIYAALIESAASESAARRRAMKSATDNAEDMIGRYTREMNSARQAGITQEISEIVGGANALAASGSEV